The following are from one region of the Orenia metallireducens genome:
- a CDS encoding P-II family nitrogen regulator, giving the protein MKLIRAIIRPKKVEAVVERLSAEGFYAYTKVDVSGRGEQKGVKVGETHYDELSKTMILIVVEDKDKTKVVDIIAREAKTKRQGSLDAGEIKFKIGVDGVPGDGKIFVSTIEEDYTISSYLGI; this is encoded by the coding sequence ATGAAGCTAATTAGGGCAATTATTAGACCTAAGAAGGTTGAAGCTGTTGTGGAAAGGTTAAGTGCTGAGGGGTTTTATGCTTATACCAAAGTCGATGTTAGTGGTAGAGGGGAGCAAAAAGGGGTTAAGGTTGGAGAGACCCATTATGATGAACTTTCAAAGACTATGATTTTAATTGTGGTAGAGGATAAAGATAAAACTAAAGTAGTCGATATAATTGCTAGAGAAGCTAAAACCAAGAGGCAGGGCAGCTTAGATGCAGGGGAGATTAAGTTTAAAATAGGCGTAGATGGTGTCCCAGGTGATGGTAAGATATTTGTAAGTACTATAGAAGAAGATTATACAATTAGTAGTTATCTAGGGATATAA
- a CDS encoding methyl-accepting chemotaxis protein, translated as MADEIRALSTETSGATENILTIIDKIEQKSTNALTAIREVEFKTKTSQKIAKETGLLFTEIKNSSQESSMQVQQTASATDNWREYSKAIFNSYQDIETISEKLNSSSQELKEISHSLMDMVDEFKI; from the coding sequence ATTGCCGACGAAATTAGAGCTCTCTCGACTGAAACCAGTGGTGCTACTGAGAATATCCTTACTATAATTGATAAAATAGAGCAGAAATCAACTAATGCATTAACTGCTATCAGAGAAGTAGAATTTAAGACCAAAACAAGTCAAAAGATCGCTAAAGAGACTGGCTTATTATTCACAGAGATAAAAAACTCAAGCCAAGAAAGCTCCATGCAAGTTCAGCAAACAGCCAGTGCTACCGATAACTGGAGAGAATATAGCAAAGCAATCTTTAATTCCTATCAGGATATTGAAACTATCTCTGAAAAGCTCAACTCTTCTTCCCAAGAGCTCAAAGAGATATCCCATAGTTTAATGGATATGGTCGATGAATTTAAAATATAG
- a CDS encoding P-II family nitrogen regulator → MKKVECIVRPSSIEELIVAAENLGVNGLNITQIAGYGKQKGATNIYRGVEYEVKLKEKLKVEIVIEEDKVEPLVNAIMEAVRTDEVGDGKIFIYPIEETIRIRTGEKGIKAI, encoded by the coding sequence ATGAAAAAGGTAGAATGTATTGTCAGACCAAGTAGTATAGAAGAGTTAATCGTGGCTGCAGAGAATTTAGGTGTAAATGGTTTAAATATAACTCAGATTGCTGGATATGGTAAGCAAAAAGGTGCTACTAATATCTATCGTGGTGTAGAGTATGAGGTCAAGTTAAAGGAGAAGCTTAAAGTAGAGATTGTAATAGAAGAGGATAAGGTAGAACCATTAGTCAATGCTATTATGGAGGCTGTTCGTACTGATGAAGTTGGTGATGGTAAGATCTTTATCTATCCAATAGAAGAGACTATTAGGATTAGAACAGGTGAAAAAGGTATAAAGGCTATTTAA